In Xylanibacter ruminicola 23, a single genomic region encodes these proteins:
- a CDS encoding efflux RND transporter permease subunit: MISRFFINRPIFACALSVLVLLAGIVGYINLPVEQFPNVAPPVVTINTEYTGASAEAVMKSVVTPIEEAVNGVEGMEYITSSSTSSGIATVSVTFRPGTDPDLAQIRVKNRVEEAKGYLPAEVLNIGVQVEKEEQGMLRIIALECPDNRYDNAFITNYFNINVQPRLQRIAGVGNIQLMGNVYSMRIWMDPKMMALYQLNPEDIIKALEGQNVEAAIGTLGEDSKGTYQYTLVYRGRLENPQDFEDIVLKTDGFNDLHLKDVARVELGTVTYACDSWVNSHNGTIAIITPATGANAQQVNHEIDRLMTELEPKLPAGLEFKVLLDTNDFLDASMNAVYKTLFEALLLVILVVLLFLQNWRATIIPSISIIVSLVGTFAFMYMVGFTLNLITLFALVLVIGTVVDDAIVVVEAVQEKLEDPAATAKNATIQAMHNISTAIITTTIVFMCVFIPAAFMGGLSGAYYRQFGLTMAVAVAISTFCALTLCPALCALLMKPRSPEGGEAQSWSVRFRRAYNKAFDALLGKYSRAMGWFIRRRWLVGVLTAVSIVLLAWMLYSTPTGLVPDEDTGIVFVDITTPSGSTLAQTQKTVKEMSEIIENDPDVRATGSVAGWNILGGEGPNTGLVMGRLKHWDDRQDDGHDIFSIYDRIEAATHQVKSGSMFVFLLPTVFGYSYSNSVELYVEDYGGGSITKLKEVSDSFMKALEARPEIEEVYSPYEVNYPQYTVTVNASLCKRYGIEPASVLSVLNGYIGGNYASQFNSFGKLYHVMLQSDPKLRMNKDALNNILVVTEKGAYTPITELITLKKTYGLQSINRFNLFQGISVELTPAEGYTSGDVIDVVSEVSAATLPQGYGYEYTGTAREEAASSSSTAWVFAISLLLVFIVLCCLYESLLIPMAVMFSVPFGLVGSFLLINLAELENNIYMQVGIIMLIGLLAKTAILITEYACERRREGMTIVAAALDAAKARLRPILMTALTLIVGLMPMIFERGAGAMGNVTLGLCVVGGMLVGTLALLLFVPVFFILFQTMEERLRPRQAMTTLAVLTAICMLSGCKTYSSYHSDSTANDVLKAQLNAAGVSTADSVAGNLPADWREAFTEPRLVALIDEALLHNSDLQQGHLQVQAAKALLRGAKGELFPAIGLTAEKSNSRFKNSDFTATSSGYNVGLEASWEIDAFGRVRNAKRGAAATVEQQMAYEQAVRTELIATVAAAYYQLEMYDAQIADTRSIIQSWEEGIATQKVLLAVGEATSDDVDQSEAAKLEAETTLEELCMQLRQAENALCTVLGRPCQHIDRDSLGSSCIAISSMPSISIRALARRPDVRQAEAELKAAFYATNEARAALYPSLSLSGSIGWTNDVGEIVSPAGVLMSALGSLTQPIFQGGRLRAEVQRAKAEQEAAKVAFRQTVLEAGQEVNDILATEQYARRAISLGEQQVEKLQRIADASKVRMQYDEDVNYLQVLLARQSLLEARLQLLAHRYEMIAAHIQLYKALGGGMDSKMK, encoded by the coding sequence ATGATTAGTCGTTTCTTTATCAATCGTCCTATCTTTGCCTGCGCCCTTTCAGTGCTTGTCCTTTTGGCGGGCATTGTAGGATATATCAATCTGCCTGTTGAGCAGTTCCCGAATGTGGCACCACCCGTGGTCACTATCAATACGGAGTACACTGGAGCCAGCGCCGAGGCTGTGATGAAAAGTGTGGTTACGCCTATTGAGGAGGCTGTCAATGGTGTGGAGGGCATGGAGTATATTACTTCATCGTCAACCAGTAGTGGCATAGCTACCGTCAGTGTTACCTTCCGACCTGGCACCGACCCCGACCTGGCACAGATCCGTGTCAAGAACCGTGTAGAGGAGGCTAAAGGCTATCTGCCCGCCGAGGTGCTGAACATTGGTGTGCAGGTGGAGAAGGAAGAACAGGGCATGCTGCGCATCATCGCCCTGGAGTGTCCCGACAATCGCTATGACAATGCCTTCATCACCAACTATTTCAATATCAACGTGCAGCCACGCCTGCAACGCATCGCCGGTGTTGGCAATATTCAGTTGATGGGCAATGTTTATAGCATGCGTATATGGATGGACCCGAAGATGATGGCATTGTACCAACTGAATCCAGAAGACATTATCAAAGCCCTGGAAGGTCAAAACGTGGAAGCTGCCATCGGTACGTTGGGTGAGGATTCAAAGGGTACCTACCAGTACACATTGGTATATAGGGGGCGCTTGGAAAATCCACAAGATTTTGAGGATATTGTCTTAAAGACCGATGGCTTTAACGACCTGCACCTGAAAGATGTGGCTCGCGTAGAATTGGGTACGGTAACCTATGCCTGCGATAGTTGGGTGAACTCTCACAATGGTACCATTGCCATCATCACCCCAGCTACCGGGGCCAACGCCCAACAGGTGAACCATGAAATAGACCGGCTCATGACCGAGTTGGAGCCGAAATTGCCGGCAGGGTTGGAGTTCAAGGTGCTCTTAGACACCAACGACTTCCTCGATGCCTCGATGAATGCGGTTTACAAGACACTGTTTGAGGCCTTGCTGCTCGTCATTCTCGTGGTACTGCTGTTCCTGCAAAACTGGCGCGCCACCATCATTCCGTCCATAAGCATCATCGTCTCGCTTGTGGGCACCTTTGCCTTTATGTATATGGTGGGTTTCACACTCAACCTCATTACCCTCTTTGCTTTGGTACTGGTCATCGGTACGGTGGTAGACGATGCCATCGTGGTGGTGGAGGCGGTGCAGGAGAAACTGGAAGATCCGGCTGCAACAGCCAAGAATGCCACTATCCAGGCGATGCATAACATCTCGACTGCCATTATCACCACCACCATTGTCTTCATGTGTGTGTTTATTCCCGCCGCATTTATGGGTGGACTCAGCGGAGCCTATTACCGACAGTTCGGACTGACGATGGCTGTGGCTGTAGCCATATCTACATTCTGTGCATTGACGCTCTGTCCTGCTCTGTGTGCGCTGTTGATGAAGCCACGGTCCCCAGAGGGTGGGGAGGCTCAATCGTGGTCAGTACGCTTCCGCCGTGCCTACAACAAGGCTTTCGACGCGCTGTTAGGAAAATACAGTCGGGCTATGGGCTGGTTCATCCGTCGCCGCTGGCTCGTAGGTGTGCTGACTGCTGTTAGCATCGTCCTGTTGGCCTGGATGCTCTATAGCACCCCTACTGGTCTGGTACCCGACGAGGACACAGGCATTGTTTTTGTCGACATTACCACACCATCGGGTTCTACATTGGCACAAACACAAAAGACGGTGAAGGAGATGTCGGAAATCATTGAGAACGACCCCGATGTGCGGGCCACAGGTTCGGTAGCCGGCTGGAATATCCTTGGCGGAGAGGGCCCCAACACCGGCCTGGTGATGGGACGTCTGAAGCACTGGGACGACCGTCAGGACGATGGCCACGACATCTTCAGCATCTACGACCGTATAGAGGCAGCCACCCATCAGGTGAAGAGTGGTTCGATGTTTGTATTCCTGCTCCCTACCGTCTTTGGCTATAGCTATAGCAACAGTGTGGAACTGTATGTTGAAGACTACGGCGGCGGTTCCATTACCAAACTCAAGGAAGTGTCTGACAGCTTTATGAAGGCACTGGAAGCACGACCTGAGATAGAAGAGGTTTACTCCCCTTACGAGGTGAATTATCCGCAATATACCGTCACGGTGAATGCCTCGCTGTGTAAGCGCTATGGCATCGAGCCTGCCAGCGTGCTCAGTGTGCTCAACGGCTATATCGGCGGTAACTATGCCTCACAGTTCAACAGTTTCGGAAAGCTTTATCACGTCATGCTGCAGTCAGATCCCAAATTGCGCATGAACAAAGACGCCCTGAACAACATCTTGGTTGTCACGGAGAAGGGTGCCTACACGCCAATCACTGAACTCATCACGCTGAAGAAGACCTATGGCCTTCAGTCGATTAATCGCTTCAACCTATTCCAGGGCATCAGCGTAGAACTGACGCCTGCCGAGGGCTACACCTCGGGCGATGTGATTGATGTGGTGAGCGAGGTGTCGGCTGCCACCCTGCCACAGGGCTATGGCTATGAGTACACTGGTACGGCTCGCGAGGAAGCCGCTTCCTCATCATCCACAGCCTGGGTGTTTGCCATCAGCCTGTTGCTCGTTTTCATTGTGCTCTGTTGCCTATACGAGAGTCTGCTCATTCCTATGGCCGTCATGTTCAGCGTGCCTTTCGGACTGGTTGGCAGCTTCCTGCTCATCAATCTCGCGGAGCTGGAGAACAATATCTATATGCAGGTGGGTATCATCATGCTTATCGGCCTGCTGGCCAAGACTGCCATCCTGATTACAGAATATGCCTGCGAACGTCGCCGTGAGGGGATGACCATCGTTGCAGCAGCACTCGATGCCGCCAAAGCACGATTGCGCCCCATCCTGATGACCGCCCTCACACTCATCGTAGGTCTGATGCCAATGATCTTTGAGCGGGGCGCCGGTGCCATGGGTAACGTTACGCTGGGCTTATGTGTGGTAGGCGGTATGCTGGTAGGTACGCTGGCCCTGCTGCTCTTTGTGCCTGTGTTCTTCATTCTCTTCCAAACGATGGAAGAAAGGCTACGACCGCGTCAGGCCATGACAACCTTAGCTGTGCTTACCGCCATCTGTATGCTGTCGGGCTGTAAAACCTACTCATCTTATCACTCTGACTCTACAGCCAATGATGTACTGAAAGCGCAACTCAATGCAGCGGGTGTTTCTACTGCCGACAGCGTGGCAGGCAATTTGCCAGCAGACTGGCGCGAGGCCTTTACCGAGCCCCGCTTGGTTGCACTCATCGACGAAGCATTGTTGCACAACAGCGACCTTCAGCAGGGCCACTTGCAAGTACAGGCTGCCAAAGCCTTGCTCCGTGGTGCAAAAGGCGAACTGTTTCCCGCCATAGGGCTGACGGCCGAGAAGAGCAATTCGCGATTTAAAAACAGCGATTTTACTGCTACATCCTCTGGCTATAACGTAGGTTTAGAGGCCAGTTGGGAGATTGATGCATTCGGACGAGTGCGCAATGCCAAGCGAGGTGCTGCTGCCACTGTAGAACAGCAGATGGCCTACGAGCAGGCTGTTCGCACCGAACTTATTGCTACTGTGGCTGCGGCCTACTACCAACTGGAGATGTACGATGCACAGATAGCCGATACCCGCTCCATCATCCAGAGTTGGGAGGAGGGTATCGCCACCCAAAAAGTGCTACTGGCTGTAGGCGAGGCTACCAGCGACGATGTCGACCAGTCGGAGGCTGCCAAGCTCGAAGCTGAGACCACCCTCGAGGAACTCTGCATGCAACTACGTCAGGCCGAGAATGCCCTGTGTACCGTGCTGGGGCGTCCCTGTCAGCATATCGACCGCGACTCGCTGGGCTCATCGTGCATCGCCATCAGCAGTATGCCGTCGATCAGCATCCGTGCCCTGGCCCGGCGTCCCGACGTTCGTCAGGCCGAGGCTGAGCTGAAGGCTGCATTCTATGCCACCAACGAGGCACGCGCAGCGCTCTATCCATCGCTGTCGCTCTCTGGTAGCATCGGGTGGACGAATGATGTTGGAGAGATTGTCAGTCCTGCAGGTGTGCTGATGAGCGCCTTAGGCTCGCTTACACAACCTATCTTCCAAGGAGGCCGACTGCGTGCCGAGGTGCAGCGTGCCAAAGCTGAACAGGAGGCGGCAAAAGTAGCCTTCCGTCAGACGGTGTTAGAGGCTGGTCAGGAAGTGAACGACATCCTGGCTACAGAGCAGTACGCACGCCGGGCCATCAGCCTGGGCGAGCAACAAGTTGAGAAGCTGCAGCGCATTGCCGATGCCTCGAAGGTTCGTATGCAGTACGATGAAGACGTGAACTACCTGCAGGTGCTGCTGGCCCGCCAGTCGTTGCTCGAAGCCCGTCTGCAACTACTGGCCCACCGCTATGAAATGATAGCTGCACACATTCAGCTATATAAAGCACTGGGAGGTGGTATGGACAGCAAAATGAAGTGA
- a CDS encoding MATE family efflux transporter, with protein sequence MTDQRLGTEPIRRLFVSMTVPVVLQQLLMLLNNVVDRIWIAHIPDVGQLAFTASGVCVPIVYMIIALAELTGTGISSRVGLILGQGHHHQAERTLGSMMAFSILLAILTLLLVEVFCPELIRIFGGSPQTAAMAECYLRISTPGNAACIISSMLAPFLLVQGYSNEALFVIGSGIVINMILDPIFIFLFGWGIAGAAWATTVAEVTSAVVAIVMLARVGNLRIRMKLLSLDWRHIVPCLALGTAPMAMMLAETAQMGVYNQTLYHLAGDWGVGTMALVIMLHDFLFFPVRGMAYGSQPITSYNLGAGKWQRVWDNVKLLLAFTLVWSMMVCLLMMILTEPVVRLVVGDGPMVDYAVPMVRLSFVVFFVATVQFASQCTLQAMNRPVLTFWIGISRTLLLLVPFVWLLPRLLTDHADMGVFLAQPATDVVVGTVTVIILFKLLQNYKNIQNNKV encoded by the coding sequence TTGACTGACCAGAGATTAGGCACGGAACCCATCCGCAGGCTGTTCGTATCGATGACGGTGCCAGTGGTGTTACAGCAACTATTGATGTTGCTGAATAATGTTGTGGACCGTATCTGGATAGCCCATATACCCGACGTGGGGCAGTTGGCTTTCACGGCATCGGGGGTTTGCGTACCTATTGTATATATGATTATTGCGCTAGCCGAACTGACGGGTACGGGCATCTCATCGCGTGTAGGTTTGATATTGGGCCAGGGCCATCACCATCAGGCCGAACGCACACTTGGCAGCATGATGGCGTTCAGTATTTTGTTAGCCATACTCACCTTGCTTTTAGTAGAAGTATTCTGCCCCGAACTTATACGTATTTTTGGCGGTAGTCCACAGACAGCTGCCATGGCCGAGTGCTATCTGCGCATTTCCACCCCCGGCAATGCGGCATGCATCATATCAAGCATGCTGGCACCGTTTCTGCTCGTTCAGGGATACTCCAACGAAGCACTCTTTGTAATCGGGTCTGGTATCGTGATTAACATGATACTCGACCCCATCTTTATATTCCTGTTTGGTTGGGGTATAGCCGGAGCAGCATGGGCTACCACTGTGGCTGAGGTAACTTCTGCCGTCGTCGCTATTGTGATGCTTGCACGTGTGGGCAATCTGCGGATCCGGATGAAGCTTCTGAGTCTGGACTGGCGGCATATAGTGCCTTGCCTGGCTTTGGGAACAGCACCCATGGCGATGATGCTGGCCGAAACAGCGCAGATGGGCGTTTACAACCAGACACTCTACCATCTGGCTGGCGATTGGGGCGTTGGCACGATGGCACTCGTCATCATGCTTCACGACTTCCTTTTCTTTCCTGTCCGTGGCATGGCTTATGGTTCCCAACCAATAACGAGTTATAATCTGGGGGCTGGAAAATGGCAGCGGGTATGGGACAATGTCAAGTTGTTGCTCGCATTTACATTAGTATGGTCCATGATGGTGTGCCTGTTGATGATGATCCTGACAGAGCCGGTGGTACGATTGGTTGTTGGCGATGGTCCTATGGTGGACTACGCCGTACCGATGGTTCGCCTCTCGTTCGTGGTGTTCTTCGTGGCTACAGTGCAGTTTGCCAGCCAGTGTACGCTGCAGGCCATGAACCGGCCCGTACTCACTTTCTGGATAGGCATCTCACGTACATTGCTTCTGCTTGTACCTTTTGTTTGGCTCCTGCCTCGCCTACTGACAGATCATGCCGATATGGGTGTATTCCTGGCACAGCCTGCGACTGATGTCGTGGTTGGAACTGTAACAGTGATCATCCTATTCAAATTGCTTCAGAATTACAAGAACATTCAAAATAATAAAGTATGA
- a CDS encoding efflux RND transporter periplasmic adaptor subunit — translation MKRFSRYTLWSFLMLLCIQTLVTGCGETASSPANTYKTLRVEKQNYTLERRFVAKIEGKENVDVCALIGGTLKKVCVKEGSRVKKGQPLFIIDQAPYIAAANAAKAKVRTARAALSTAQLNLDGKEKLYAQQMVGENDLLRARYAKEDAAAQLEAAQAELASARSNLNYTTIYSPVDGTISILNFLEDNVVFPTSSLPIATVAANKHIYAYVTLSEELLVNLFDEYGCSTSDELLKKLPPVSLYTTWGEELPQKGHFDAVSGEADISTGSVLIRASFDNPSEMFRNGSNGYVVLPTTKHGVFVIPQDATIHIQDKCFVYRIVDGRAVSTEVKGISANDEDYVVSSGLNDGDVIIAEKAGMVTEGMAVAQETGKKEL, via the coding sequence ATGAAAAGATTTTCACGATACACTTTATGGAGCTTTCTGATGCTTTTGTGCATACAGACATTGGTGACCGGCTGCGGGGAAACAGCATCCAGCCCCGCCAACACATATAAGACGTTGCGTGTAGAGAAACAGAACTACACGTTAGAGCGCCGGTTTGTGGCAAAGATAGAGGGCAAAGAGAATGTGGATGTGTGTGCTCTTATTGGAGGGACATTGAAGAAGGTTTGCGTGAAGGAAGGTAGTCGCGTGAAGAAAGGGCAGCCGCTCTTCATCATCGACCAAGCTCCCTACATCGCTGCTGCCAATGCCGCAAAAGCCAAGGTGAGGACAGCCCGTGCTGCACTCTCCACGGCGCAACTGAACTTAGATGGTAAAGAGAAGCTCTATGCACAGCAGATGGTGGGTGAGAATGACCTACTCCGGGCGCGTTATGCCAAAGAAGATGCTGCGGCCCAACTCGAGGCTGCCCAGGCGGAACTGGCATCTGCGCGTTCCAACCTGAATTACACTACCATCTACAGCCCTGTTGACGGAACCATTAGTATTCTGAATTTCCTCGAAGATAATGTCGTGTTCCCTACCAGCAGTCTGCCTATTGCCACCGTAGCGGCCAACAAGCATATCTATGCTTATGTCACGTTGTCAGAGGAATTGCTCGTGAACTTGTTCGATGAGTACGGCTGCAGTACTTCCGACGAACTGCTGAAAAAGTTGCCTCCTGTCTCGCTCTATACTACCTGGGGTGAAGAACTTCCGCAGAAAGGGCACTTCGATGCCGTTAGCGGTGAAGCAGACATCTCGACAGGATCCGTCCTTATCCGGGCGTCGTTTGACAACCCTTCGGAGATGTTCCGCAACGGTAGTAATGGATATGTAGTGCTGCCAACCACAAAGCATGGGGTCTTTGTTATACCGCAGGATGCCACCATCCACATTCAGGACAAATGTTTTGTTTATCGTATCGTCGATGGCAGAGCCGTCTCTACAGAGGTGAAGGGCATTTCTGCCAACGATGAGGACTATGTGGTGAGCAGTGGGCTGAATGACGGCGATGTCATCATTGCCGAGAAAGCCGGAATGGTGACTGAGGGAATGGCTGTTGCCCAGGAAACAGGAAAGAAAGAACTTTAA
- a CDS encoding M15 family metallopeptidase has translation MRKVFNWLMAAILTLCGMGALVSCGNSDNRTTPNVTPLTKWQAGKIVSAEAIEAYGGIDKCFAAEPIPDDVWERMQGKTYKENPYIGRDDLRHVRALHWDYDNRMHVGEMVCNKQIADCVAGILRKLFDAKYPIQRMLLPDVYDADDETQMRDNNSSCFCYRSIAGSANLSKHARGLAIDINTLYNPYYKVRQDGTLFVQPATAEAYCNRDWDFPYKIDHDDLCFKLFIEAGFEWGGDWTTCKDYQHFELVE, from the coding sequence ATGAGAAAGGTTTTTAATTGGCTGATGGCTGCCATCCTTACATTATGCGGTATGGGTGCGTTGGTGTCGTGTGGCAATAGTGATAATCGTACCACACCCAATGTAACACCGCTCACAAAGTGGCAGGCCGGTAAGATCGTAAGTGCTGAGGCTATAGAAGCCTACGGTGGTATCGACAAGTGTTTTGCTGCAGAACCGATACCCGACGACGTTTGGGAGCGCATGCAGGGCAAAACCTACAAGGAGAACCCCTATATCGGACGCGACGACCTGCGCCATGTACGCGCTCTGCATTGGGACTACGACAACCGTATGCACGTGGGCGAGATGGTGTGCAACAAGCAGATAGCCGACTGCGTGGCTGGTATCCTGCGAAAGCTGTTCGATGCCAAATATCCCATCCAGCGCATGCTGTTGCCCGATGTGTATGATGCCGACGACGAGACACAGATGCGCGACAACAACTCGTCGTGTTTCTGTTATCGAAGTATCGCTGGCTCTGCCAATCTGTCGAAGCATGCCCGCGGTTTGGCCATCGACATCAATACGCTCTACAACCCCTATTATAAGGTGCGCCAGGATGGCACATTGTTTGTCCAGCCCGCCACGGCAGAGGCCTATTGCAATCGCGACTGGGACTTCCCCTACAAGATAGACCACGACGATCTCTGCTTCAAGCTCTTCATTGAGGCTGGTTTCGAGTGGGGTGGCGACTGGACCACGTGTAAGGACTATCAACATTTTGAATTAGTAGAATAA
- a CDS encoding efflux RND transporter periplasmic adaptor subunit: MKDCYRLLRVQRQDITLTRNFIVKMESLHSIYVRPLVSGRLVKILVKEGAHVKKGQPLFVIDQSPYIAAVDAAKAQVSTARVALSSAQLNLDGKEKLYAQKMVGESDLLRARHAKEEAYSQLEAALAELESARTQLDYTTICSPVDGTIGMIEYRVGDLVETDGENHMVIVSDNNNLHAYGALSEETLSELLKDFNCNSADELLEKLPPVTFYSNWGYKLEEKGHIDVISGTIDLNNGATYIRASFHNPTERLRNGSNGYIELPYIQHHVVVIPQEAVVDIHNKYLVYKVVDGKAVETEVTILPYNDGQNFVVTAGLEQGDSIIAEGAGFVTDGIEVTEKKVKKGGKQS, encoded by the coding sequence GTGAAGGATTGTTACCGCCTGTTGCGTGTGCAGCGGCAAGACATCACCCTGACTCGCAACTTTATTGTGAAGATGGAATCTTTACATAGTATATATGTTCGCCCACTTGTCAGTGGACGACTTGTTAAGATTTTAGTAAAGGAAGGTGCTCATGTAAAGAAGGGGCAGCCGCTATTCGTTATCGACCAAAGCCCTTATATTGCTGCTGTTGATGCCGCCAAAGCTCAGGTGTCCACTGCTCGCGTTGCACTCTCCTCTGCCCAGTTGAACTTAGATGGCAAGGAGAAGCTATATGCACAAAAAATGGTGGGGGAGTCCGACCTGCTTCGTGCCCGTCATGCTAAGGAAGAAGCCTATTCACAGTTGGAAGCGGCACTGGCTGAATTAGAATCTGCGCGTACCCAATTGGACTACACTACGATCTGTAGTCCTGTCGATGGCACCATAGGTATGATTGAATACCGTGTGGGTGATCTTGTTGAAACCGACGGCGAAAACCACATGGTAATCGTTTCAGACAACAACAATCTCCATGCATATGGTGCCCTCTCTGAGGAGACACTCTCTGAACTTCTTAAGGACTTCAACTGTAACTCTGCCGACGAGCTTCTTGAAAAGCTGCCACCTGTCACGTTTTATAGCAATTGGGGCTATAAGTTAGAGGAAAAGGGACATATTGATGTCATCAGTGGAACCATTGATCTGAACAATGGTGCCACTTATATACGTGCTTCCTTCCATAATCCCACGGAGAGATTGCGTAATGGCAGTAACGGCTATATCGAATTACCCTACATCCAGCACCATGTCGTTGTCATTCCACAGGAAGCGGTCGTTGATATCCACAATAAATATCTCGTCTATAAAGTGGTCGATGGGAAGGCAGTGGAAACGGAGGTGACAATTTTGCCTTATAATGACGGACAAAACTTTGTTGTGACGGCCGGTCTTGAGCAAGGCGATTCTATCATTGCCGAGGGAGCCGGATTTGTAACCGACGGAATAGAGGTAACAGAAAAGAAAGTCAAGAAAGGAGGAAAACAATCATGA
- a CDS encoding ATP-binding protein — protein sequence MDKQILKQILRDNQQEVERYVVEPRDLKLDDFPCRVLVGVRRAGKSYMLYHVIQQLLAQGHKWDEMLYLSFEDERLENFDTDDFNRLLECHQEMYGKRPMLFLDEIQNIDCWHKFARRMADSQYTIFITGSNAKMLSGEINTTLGGRFLIAEVYPYSFKEFLAVHQVPTAELDILSTEGRAKIIRCFDDYLHDGGLPAAALLPAKRNYLSSVYQKIYMGDIIARNKITNVSGIRVLVRKMAESVCRPISYNRINNLLSSVGGKLSLATTIKYVEYCEDAWLLLRLRNYSSALADKESNCKYYFIDTGILGLFLIDKDAMQLENLVALQLFRIYGHDPENERVFFYNDSFEVDFYVPEAELAIQVSYSLHDEDTRKRETEALQKLPRRLTCNRRIILTYDEEETITDQHGTIEVIPVWKWLLK from the coding sequence ATGGACAAGCAGATTTTGAAGCAGATCCTTAGGGACAATCAACAGGAGGTGGAGCGATATGTAGTAGAACCTCGAGACCTTAAGCTCGACGACTTTCCCTGTCGAGTACTGGTTGGTGTGCGCAGAGCTGGCAAATCATATATGCTATATCATGTCATCCAGCAATTACTTGCCCAAGGACATAAGTGGGACGAAATGCTATATCTCAGTTTTGAGGATGAGCGCCTTGAAAACTTCGATACCGACGACTTCAACCGTCTGTTGGAATGTCATCAGGAGATGTATGGCAAACGCCCCATGCTTTTTCTCGACGAGATTCAAAACATTGATTGTTGGCACAAATTTGCACGAAGAATGGCCGACAGCCAATATACCATCTTTATCACTGGTTCAAACGCAAAGATGCTTTCGGGTGAGATAAACACCACCCTTGGTGGGCGTTTTCTAATAGCCGAAGTCTATCCCTACAGTTTCAAGGAGTTCTTGGCTGTACATCAGGTGCCTACTGCCGAATTAGACATTCTCTCTACCGAAGGACGCGCTAAAATTATACGTTGTTTCGATGACTATCTTCACGATGGCGGATTGCCCGCAGCTGCACTGCTACCAGCCAAGCGCAACTATCTGAGCAGTGTATATCAAAAGATATACATGGGTGACATCATCGCCCGTAACAAGATTACCAACGTTTCTGGTATCCGTGTATTGGTAAGGAAAATGGCAGAGAGCGTATGCCGTCCAATCTCCTATAACCGCATAAACAACCTGCTTTCAAGTGTTGGCGGTAAGCTCAGCCTTGCCACTACTATCAAATATGTAGAATACTGCGAAGATGCCTGGTTGTTACTACGACTGCGTAACTACTCATCAGCATTAGCAGATAAGGAAAGTAACTGCAAATACTATTTCATCGACACCGGCATACTCGGTTTGTTCCTTATCGACAAAGACGCCATGCAGCTCGAGAATCTTGTAGCCCTCCAATTGTTCCGCATTTATGGCCACGATCCAGAAAACGAGCGTGTGTTCTTTTATAACGATAGCTTTGAAGTTGACTTTTATGTTCCTGAAGCCGAGCTGGCTATCCAAGTAAGTTACTCCCTGCACGATGAAGACACCCGAAAACGCGAGACGGAAGCTCTCCAGAAGCTCCCTCGCCGTCTGACATGCAACCGTCGTATTATACTTACCTACGATGAAGAAGAAACCATCACCGATCAGCACGGTACCATCGAGGTCATACCTGTTTGGAAGTGGTTATTGAAATAG